A genomic stretch from Chitinophaga lutea includes:
- a CDS encoding right-handed parallel beta-helix repeat-containing protein, with protein sequence MKNFFCGLLVLSSVCSVAQNRPADGRQRPYVEYHVSVNGDDNNDGTSSRPLKTIMAAAHKAMPGDVITVHGGIYREAITPPRGGNSGQERIVYQAARGEKVVVKGSEVVKGWQRLNEDTWVVSIANSFFGKFNPYKEYIHGDWFWPTPKDRKYLRGAVYLNGDWLMEAAKKEEALRPADAKNPLWWAAVDADSTTIWAQFKNIDPNRELVEVNVRPTVFYPDKPFMNFITVRGFTMEQAATNWAPPTAEQMGLIGTHWSRGWIIEDNTVRYSKCVGISLGKYGDAHDNNQTESAEGYVGTIKRALAFGWNKSTIGGHLVRNNTISHCEQTGIVGSMGCAYSIVEGNTIHDIYIRRLFSGAEQAAIKFHGAVDVQIRNNHIYRSNFGIWLDWMAQGAQVNNNLMHDNDEDIFLEVNHGPMLVSNNILLSKTSFLMNSGGAAIVHNMIGGKIRVISYDSRLTPYHRAHATELAGLHDNPGGDIQFVNNLFVNRGDAGEYSKALLPVTFTGNVYTKGAVRAVNADRTQRLGEMNAGGKEKMKQYKEQAATELQALVKTGFDAAARLITRNDGIYLEINLDKNWLTEQPRKLVTTQSLRPAIVPALPFGNSDGTSLKIDTDYSGSRRNTANPSPGPFEIKRSGKLEIKVK encoded by the coding sequence ATGAAAAATTTCTTTTGTGGCTTATTGGTATTAAGCAGCGTTTGTTCTGTTGCACAAAACAGGCCGGCCGATGGCCGTCAGCGGCCGTATGTGGAATATCATGTATCGGTGAACGGTGATGATAACAATGACGGCACATCCTCCCGTCCTTTGAAAACGATCATGGCGGCCGCCCATAAAGCGATGCCGGGGGACGTGATCACCGTACATGGGGGCATTTACCGCGAGGCAATCACGCCGCCGAGAGGCGGGAACAGCGGGCAGGAGCGGATTGTGTACCAGGCGGCCCGTGGAGAGAAAGTAGTGGTGAAAGGCTCCGAAGTTGTGAAAGGCTGGCAACGGCTGAATGAGGATACCTGGGTGGTCAGCATCGCCAACAGTTTCTTCGGAAAGTTTAATCCCTATAAGGAATACATTCACGGCGACTGGTTCTGGCCCACGCCGAAAGACAGGAAATACCTGAGAGGCGCTGTATACCTGAACGGCGACTGGCTGATGGAGGCGGCTAAGAAAGAAGAAGCGCTGCGCCCCGCCGATGCAAAGAATCCGCTCTGGTGGGCGGCGGTAGACGCGGACAGTACCACCATTTGGGCGCAGTTCAAAAATATTGACCCGAACAGGGAACTGGTGGAGGTGAATGTCCGCCCCACCGTTTTTTACCCGGATAAACCCTTCATGAATTTTATCACTGTTCGCGGGTTTACGATGGAGCAGGCGGCTACCAACTGGGCGCCTCCCACAGCGGAGCAGATGGGGCTCATCGGAACACACTGGAGCCGTGGCTGGATCATCGAAGATAATACAGTGCGGTACTCAAAATGTGTCGGTATTTCGCTGGGCAAATACGGCGATGCGCATGATAATAATCAAACCGAGTCCGCGGAAGGTTATGTGGGTACCATCAAAAGGGCATTGGCGTTCGGCTGGAACAAAAGCACCATCGGCGGGCATCTTGTTCGCAACAATACCATCAGCCATTGTGAACAGACCGGCATCGTGGGGAGCATGGGCTGCGCCTACAGCATCGTGGAAGGCAACACCATTCACGATATCTACATCCGCCGCTTGTTCAGCGGGGCGGAGCAGGCGGCCATCAAGTTCCATGGCGCGGTAGACGTCCAGATTCGCAATAACCACATCTACCGCAGCAACTTCGGTATCTGGCTCGACTGGATGGCACAGGGCGCCCAGGTAAACAATAACCTCATGCACGATAACGACGAGGATATCTTCCTGGAAGTGAATCATGGCCCGATGCTCGTGAGCAACAATATCCTGTTGTCCAAAACCAGCTTCCTGATGAATTCAGGCGGGGCGGCCATCGTGCATAATATGATCGGCGGGAAAATAAGGGTGATCAGCTACGACAGCCGGTTAACGCCTTATCACCGCGCTCATGCCACCGAGCTGGCGGGCCTGCACGACAATCCCGGCGGCGACATCCAGTTCGTCAACAACCTGTTCGTGAACAGGGGAGATGCAGGTGAATATAGCAAAGCCTTACTCCCCGTAACATTTACCGGGAACGTGTACACAAAGGGAGCCGTCAGGGCCGTCAATGCCGATAGGACGCAGCGGTTGGGGGAGATGAACGCGGGCGGAAAGGAAAAAATGAAGCAATACAAGGAGCAGGCAGCCACGGAACTGCAGGCTTTGGTGAAAACCGGTTTTGATGCCGCAGCCCGTTTGATCACCCGCAACGATGGGATTTATCTCGAAATAAATCTTGACAAAAACTGGCTGACGGAACAGCCCCGGAAACTGGTGACTACACAATCGCTGCGCCCGGCTATTGTTCCGGCATTACCGTTCGGGAATAGTGACGGTACATCGCTGAAAATAGATACGGATTATTCCGGGAGCCGGCGTAATACCGCCAATCCATCACCGGGGCCGTTTGAGATAAAGCGTAGCGGTAAGCTGGAGATAAAAGTAAAATAA
- a CDS encoding sugar phosphate isomerase/epimerase family protein — MTEQLLKLTVQFFCPRWGQEHETYDAFCRKVKDAGYDGIEAPVPDDEREKEAMMNALSRYDLLLVGQYYQSFEKDFQQHIAAYEKHLRNLMEAKPVKIDSQTGKDYYSFDQNKALFDLAEKLSAEYGIPVAHETHRNKALFSAHNTQSILEQVPQLSITADFSHWCTVAESLLEDQADALALACRRAIHVHARVGHEEAPQVNDPRSPEWERQLNAHLRWWDAILEHHRERGASTMTVTPEFGPLPYMPAMPYTREPLASQWDINIHMMHLLKQRCR; from the coding sequence ATGACAGAACAGCTACTCAAATTGACCGTGCAATTCTTTTGCCCCCGGTGGGGGCAGGAGCACGAAACGTATGACGCTTTTTGCAGAAAGGTAAAAGATGCGGGATATGACGGGATTGAAGCGCCTGTACCTGACGATGAAAGGGAGAAAGAGGCCATGATGAATGCCTTGTCCAGGTATGACCTGCTCCTGGTGGGCCAATACTACCAGTCTTTCGAAAAAGATTTCCAACAACATATCGCCGCCTACGAAAAGCACCTGCGCAACCTCATGGAAGCAAAACCGGTGAAGATCGATTCGCAAACCGGGAAGGACTATTATTCTTTTGATCAGAACAAAGCGTTGTTCGATCTGGCGGAGAAACTATCGGCAGAGTACGGTATCCCGGTCGCCCACGAAACACACCGCAATAAAGCCCTGTTCTCCGCACATAATACACAATCGATACTGGAGCAGGTTCCTCAACTGTCCATCACCGCCGATTTTTCGCACTGGTGCACGGTTGCCGAAAGTTTGCTCGAAGATCAGGCCGATGCGCTCGCGCTGGCCTGCCGGCGGGCTATTCATGTACATGCCCGGGTAGGGCACGAAGAAGCGCCGCAGGTAAACGATCCACGCTCGCCGGAATGGGAGCGGCAGCTGAACGCACATCTGCGCTGGTGGGATGCCATTCTGGAACATCACCGGGAAAGGGGGGCATCCACAATGACCGTTACGCCTGAATTCGGTCCCCTGCCGTATATGCCGGCTATGCCATACACCCGGGAACCGCTGGCCAGCCAATGGGACATCAATATCCATATGATGCACCTGTTGAAACAACGATGCCGGTAG
- a CDS encoding glycoside hydrolase family 38 N-terminal domain-containing protein, with amino-acid sequence MLLLLSLQVSAQNNPVSPIPVPAAPSNLLPGKTAPEVTDIWVVFKTHCDIGYTMPVEAVLKKYREDMMDNAVRLIDADKQKPVNERFKWTIAGWPMKGAILGPLQTPDRKRKVEQALRDGTISVHALPATMESDVMEPEDYVRGLIFSSQIAREYGHKLPVAAKMTDVPAHSWLLPSLLHHAGIKFIQIGCNYTVRPVAVPQLFWWEGPDGSRVLCNYTPHYGSGVKPPENWPSKNYLAVIMTHDNDGPPSPKEIEDVKKQLAGMKGVKLHFSDLEEYAAALLKENPEVPVVRGDMVDPWIHGVMAMPVESKTARNVRPLIPALDVLNTQLKGWGLVPSSLAAPLAKAYENSLLFSEHTFGALTPGYGAFSADGKTNPPAEVRYKYNDEFVKARKAGFYEKFESSFKDKARYIEITDSITTTGLQSRLKLLAGNVKANSGDVVVYNALPWARSGVVDLNGEKMVAENIPANGYAVIKKTASAFSPLDAGTAVLQTKYFTAKFDTRKGGIVSLIEKSTGRELVDQQSAYALGQFLHERFSYAQTMDYHDRNYTRNNHGAGAKPNMPKDITYLATTLSSWTIKMERSAMADKVTLVTEQAAPVAGSVSIEYTFPAAFPYVDVEWSIKDKVPNTVPEGGWLCFPLNVRQPQYTVGRLGGAMDLAKDQIVGGNRYLYGVQTGASLVEAGGAGIGICAIDAPLLSFGEPGLWKYDYDYFPKQPAVFVNLYNNMWNTNFPYWTEGSWSERVRIWGINPGEKTAENLAVKSWEARVPLMAVAAGGQGKKLPSRQAGITVSRKGVLVTAFGADPDGNKGTLLRLWEQAGNAGELTVTLPKGQTFSKATPVSLRGETAGKPVKIINGKLNCSIRQFGPASFILE; translated from the coding sequence ATGCTGCTGCTACTTTCTTTGCAGGTTTCGGCACAGAACAACCCCGTATCACCGATACCCGTACCGGCGGCACCTTCCAATCTGTTGCCGGGGAAAACGGCACCGGAGGTCACGGACATCTGGGTGGTGTTTAAAACGCACTGCGACATCGGTTACACCATGCCCGTGGAGGCGGTGCTGAAAAAGTACCGGGAAGATATGATGGACAATGCCGTCCGTTTAATAGACGCCGACAAACAAAAGCCGGTGAATGAAAGATTTAAATGGACCATCGCTGGCTGGCCGATGAAAGGCGCTATTCTCGGCCCGTTGCAGACGCCGGACAGGAAACGCAAAGTGGAGCAGGCGCTCCGGGACGGAACGATCAGCGTTCATGCGCTGCCGGCGACGATGGAATCGGATGTGATGGAACCGGAAGACTACGTGCGGGGATTGATTTTTTCTTCACAGATCGCCCGCGAGTACGGTCACAAATTGCCGGTGGCGGCGAAGATGACCGATGTGCCGGCGCACAGCTGGCTGCTGCCGTCCCTGTTGCATCATGCCGGTATCAAATTCATCCAGATCGGCTGTAATTATACTGTACGCCCGGTGGCCGTTCCGCAGCTTTTCTGGTGGGAAGGCCCCGATGGCTCACGGGTGCTTTGTAATTATACACCGCACTACGGATCCGGCGTTAAGCCTCCCGAAAACTGGCCTTCTAAAAATTACCTCGCCGTTATCATGACGCACGACAATGACGGTCCCCCTTCTCCCAAAGAAATCGAAGACGTGAAAAAACAGCTGGCCGGTATGAAAGGCGTGAAGCTGCATTTTTCAGACCTCGAGGAATATGCGGCCGCCTTATTGAAAGAAAACCCGGAAGTACCCGTCGTTCGGGGTGATATGGTGGACCCGTGGATACACGGTGTGATGGCGATGCCCGTAGAATCGAAAACGGCCCGTAATGTACGCCCATTGATACCGGCGCTCGACGTATTAAATACACAGCTGAAAGGATGGGGGCTGGTGCCGTCTTCATTGGCGGCCCCACTGGCAAAGGCGTATGAAAACAGCCTCCTTTTCAGCGAGCATACTTTCGGCGCCCTTACGCCCGGATACGGAGCGTTTTCGGCGGACGGTAAAACTAATCCGCCGGCCGAGGTGAGATATAAGTACAACGACGAATTTGTCAAAGCCAGGAAAGCGGGTTTTTATGAAAAGTTCGAATCGAGTTTTAAAGACAAGGCAAGATATATCGAGATCACAGACAGCATCACTACTACGGGACTGCAGTCGAGATTGAAACTGCTGGCCGGTAACGTAAAGGCGAATTCGGGAGACGTGGTAGTGTATAATGCATTGCCATGGGCGCGCAGCGGGGTGGTGGATTTGAACGGCGAAAAAATGGTGGCGGAAAACATCCCTGCCAATGGCTACGCCGTCATCAAGAAAACCGCGTCTGCCTTTTCGCCTCTCGATGCCGGTACGGCTGTACTACAGACCAAATACTTTACGGCGAAATTCGATACTCGGAAAGGCGGCATCGTGTCGCTGATTGAAAAATCTACGGGAAGGGAGCTCGTTGATCAGCAATCAGCGTATGCATTGGGCCAGTTCCTCCATGAAAGATTCAGCTATGCCCAGACGATGGATTACCATGACAGGAATTATACGAGGAATAATCATGGCGCCGGCGCAAAGCCCAACATGCCGAAGGATATTACCTACCTGGCCACCACGCTTAGTAGCTGGACAATAAAAATGGAACGTTCCGCGATGGCCGACAAGGTGACGCTTGTGACGGAGCAGGCAGCGCCTGTGGCCGGGTCGGTTTCGATCGAATACACATTCCCGGCGGCTTTCCCCTATGTGGATGTGGAATGGTCTATAAAAGATAAGGTGCCCAATACGGTGCCCGAAGGGGGCTGGCTTTGTTTCCCCTTAAACGTCCGGCAGCCTCAATATACCGTTGGGCGTCTGGGTGGAGCGATGGACCTGGCGAAGGATCAGATCGTAGGCGGTAACAGATATCTGTACGGGGTACAGACGGGAGCTTCCCTGGTGGAGGCGGGTGGAGCCGGCATCGGGATTTGCGCCATCGACGCACCGTTGCTCAGTTTCGGCGAGCCGGGCCTCTGGAAATACGACTACGATTATTTCCCCAAACAGCCTGCTGTATTTGTGAACCTGTACAACAACATGTGGAATACGAATTTCCCCTACTGGACGGAAGGGTCGTGGAGTGAGCGCGTGCGTATCTGGGGCATAAACCCCGGCGAAAAAACCGCGGAGAACCTCGCTGTGAAGTCATGGGAAGCCAGGGTGCCGCTGATGGCGGTTGCTGCCGGCGGACAGGGGAAGAAGCTGCCTTCGCGGCAGGCCGGCATCACCGTTTCTCGGAAGGGTGTGCTGGTTACAGCCTTCGGTGCAGATCCGGATGGCAACAAAGGTACATTGCTACGCTTGTGGGAACAGGCGGGTAACGCCGGGGAACTGACGGTCACGCTGCCAAAAGGGCAAACGTTCAGCAAAGCCACGCCCGTAAGCCTTCGTGGCGAAACCGCCGGCAAACCGGTAAAAATCATCAACGGAAAACTCAATTGTTCCATCCGGCAATTCGGGCCGGCCAGTTTTATACTGGAATAA